From the genome of Portunus trituberculatus isolate SZX2019 chromosome 5, ASM1759143v1, whole genome shotgun sequence:
tgtctggaaggttgtgtcgagttgatagatggaggaattgagtttttgaggcattggtaactactagattttctctgccccaatcagaaatcttagaaagatcagaagtcaggcgttctgtggcgtccctgcgtgatctgttgacttcctgaagggttggtcgtctctgaaaggacgtggaaagatgtagggtggtatcatcagcgtaggagtggatagggcaagacgtttggttaagatcattaataaatcatagaaagagagtggctgacaggacagaaccttgaggaacaccactattaatagatttaggagaacagtggccatctaccacagcagcaatagaacggtcggaaaggaaacttgagataaagttgcagagagaaggatagaagccgtaggagggcagtttggaaatcaaagcttcgtgccagactctattaaaAGGTTTTGATATGTCAAACGCCGagatctctaaaagaggatgaccaagactcagtaaggaaatccAGAAGGTCagcagtagagcgaccttgacgaaagccacactggcgatcagatagaagattgtgaagtgacagatgtttaagaatctttctatttagaatagattaaaaagcttaagacaagcaagagattaaagctataggacggtagtttaagAGATTATAACTTTCACTCTTAGTAgtaacaggctgaatgtaggcaaacttcctgcaagaaggaaaggtagaagtcgatagacatattgaaagagtttggtcaggtaaggtgcaagcacggacgAACAGttagagaacaataggagggacccatcaggaccataagctttccgaaggtttaggccagcgagggcatggaaaacatcattgcgaagaattttgattgaatacatgaaatagtcagagggaggaggagaggcaggagcaagtccagaatcatccaaggtggagttgttagcaaaggtttgagagaagatgagatggcagtggtgccatcaggatgaaataaaggagggaaagatgaagaagtaaagttattggaaatgCTTTTGACcaaatgccagaagtcacgagggaagtttgggtttgaaagatttttctattaatgaaggaatgtctggcaagttgaagaacagacttggcatgattccggaaagaaatataaagtgcgtgagattcaggagatggaaggctcaagtaccttttgtgggcaacctctctatcatttaTAGCACGAGaccaggctgtgttaaaccaaggtttagaaagtttaggctgtgaaagagaatgagaaatgtacgcctccatgccagacactatcacctctgttatgcgttcagcacacagaaatgggtctctgacacggaaacagtaattatTCGgagaaaatcaacataataccCCAAACTgccagaggcaaaacgccagaggcacctccgcttttggggatcctgaaaagggattggagaaataggacaagatacagaaatgagactgTAATTGGAGATCGGATAAGAGATTACttaagatattggaaaatagacATTGTAGAACCGGAAGTTGTTGGGGGGGACGAAAAGTCAATTAAAGCGTGTATATTACGAGGtataagagacagagaggcagagagaagccgaggagaaggcgagagacgACAGCGAGACAGAACTATCATACCAGAGAAGGGTAAAAATGGGCGTCCGCTTATCTCAAGatactattaataatattagtgataatgatgataataacagcaattaGAGATAACAAGGCGGtaattttcgtttctctttgtTCATCTTGTGCATTTATCActgtatttcatttcattgtccATTTATCACATGTATTGCATTGATTGTGTTGACCTGCATATGTTTACTggtgtcattttttcttccatctgtaGATCATTTAATATTTTATAGATTAACTTCATGTGTATAAGTATCTAtgactattttttcaatattttgtttctttttaattgtttattttttcgctattctttgatttattatttttacttgattcatttgttttgcattgtttatttgttatgtgGATTAAGTGAGGTGTGTGGGTGACAGCAGTGGTGGGCAGTGAGTGTGAGGGCACGCGCGTCCTGCACGGTGCAGGAAAACAACATTGATTGTGCTTCGTAATTGACAATTTGCAGCCAATTTGAActtacctagcctaacctaacctaacctaacctaacctaacctaacctaacctaacctaacctcgtcACTGATTTCTCATGTTGGGCTGCCGCTGGCCTGCAGCCTgcacacactccctcacacagtctgccaccactgccgcctCAAGGCGTGGCCCCTAATGGTCACACTGGCGGTGTGGGTGTCACTGGAGGATGGCACCGTCACGCTGACCGCTGGGTGTTCCTGAGCCAGCGTCCTCAGCGTCACTCCTCCAGAACCCACCACGTGGCGCCGCATGGCTGgtgccacctccaccttcaccaccacaatcttccTCTCCTGGCGCCGCTGCTCTGCCCCGAGCAGCTTCTCCTCCACTGCCTGCAGGCGGCGAGTGATGTGCAGCGCCACGGCGTCAGCCTGTGTCTTGGGCCCCACGATGGTTACTTCCCGGGACGTGAGGTCCTGTGGGCGTGGCACGGACACACGCACGGCTGggtactgctgctgcagctgacGGATCGTGTGCCCTCGTGTGCCGATGACGTGACACCGTCTGTTTGGCGGCACCGGCACCGCCAGCTTCACTGTGCTCTCTTGCCATGACAGACGCACTCTGTTACGCTCCTCCTCACGGCGACAATTGTTGCCCCGGCGCGGCTCTTTGGGCTTGCGGGAGACGCTCTGTGGCTCGGGCTTAGGGGGTGTGATGGCAGGTGTTACTACTGCTTCGCCATTGTTCTCTTCATTGTGCcgcactttcttctttttcctccttcgccGACGTTTTGCAGCGCGGCTCTCTGTCTGCTTGTCGCCATTGCCTTGCTGCTCGACACACCCTGGAGCCTCTGCCGCTGATGGCTTGGCTGGCTCTTCATCAATCAGAGCATAGATCTTGGCAATCAGTGCTTCATCAATGTAGGCAGCTTGTTCAGCCTCTCGCTCAGGATCTTCCAGCGCCTCGCACTCTCCAGACAAGCGCTGGGCCGACTCGCTCTCAGGAGAGTGGCCGCACATCACTGGCAGTGACGGGGCCGTCTCCGAGGTGCTGTCAGCCAGGCTGTCACTCACACCATCCTTCTCCCCCTCATCCTGGCGTGGAGGCTCAACAACCACGTACTCGTCAACCTCCTCGTCCTGCTGCTGAGCCttgcattatattattattattactagtagtagtagtagtagtagtagtagtagtagtagtagtagtagtagtagtagtagtagtagtagtagtagtagtagtagtagtagtagtagtagtagtagcagcactctctctctctctctctctctctctctctctctctctctctctctctctctctctccctgaagaTCGGTAATAATAATCTCTGAGCTCGCACCGAGAGGgtaaaggggctatcacactggcctatgatacgtggaacgcgggccatggttcttggtacgaaaccaggaacactatcacacacaagctgcccgcgtTCTTgcttgctatatatatatatatatatatatatatatatatatatatatatatatatatatatatatatatatatatatatatatatatatatatatatatatatatatatatatatatatatatatatatatatatatatataaaaggcaaATGGCCCACCgaccaagacaaagcctaatcaaaataaaccagaacaaaaccatgccgcttatatctcaacctgtgctttgtcctggaactgcatttgcacttcctcttgttgaagaaaagtaagtaaaaaaaaaaaactagagaaaagctgagacgtgcgcgCGACGGCAACTTTggagtcagaggtggttgccatgagcccaaactatcgacatgataatatatatatatatatatatatatatatatatatatatatatatatatatatatatatatatatatatatatatatatatatatattacatttctaaattgatgaaatattatttaatattccaatatgaaaaaatgtagtcacgttctttttagttcatgtaaaatgtttttattatatatattatatttacttttccattgggatagcatacggagaaccgggatggatatgaagccatcccaacttggttccgctaatcccgggcaagttccagctatctggagcaggtgttcctggttccgcgtatcataggccagtgtgatagggcctttaCGGCTGGTGGTTCCAAGTCCACTCGTGATCAGGCCttggtgaaaacacacacacacacacacacacacacacacacacacgttctaatACTGGGTACAtcaaggattctagggaggatatacgggttcaatgggtaggctggaggaattgattagggaacctcgcttccaacagatggcgcgTGGGTCGTAGGCAGTAAGGgtgtgagggatggggggatccatcagcgggggaagatgagcgccgttacaagattcaaacagtcagtcagtcacgggaaggagcgcaaggcactTCAACCattgcccgcctccgcctgggccacaccacgctcagtgctcacttgcatcgcctacgtcAGTCTTGTGAgttgtgaccccttctgcccttggtgtaggactaccctgaggccatggaacatttcctgcttcaatgcccacgcctcctctctcaacatactgcattacgctccggctctccgccctggccatcacaacactcaacctgcccaccctcctggcggcctcaggcgtccacctttcctagctacctgctgtccttcgccttacttgtgccttcttgaggaagaccggccagctgccacgcctgtgatacccacacaagaATACCCCAggactcataaggatccatagattttcgtgacctcttttgaatccttatgagccctggggtagtcctgtgtgggtatcacaggcgtgctGGCCGGTCCCTCAAGAAgacacaagtaaggcgaagaacAGCAGATTGCTAGgaaaggtggacgcctgaggccgccaagagggtgggcaggtcgagtgttgtgatggccagggcggagagccgggagcgtaatccagtatgttgagagaggaggcgtgggcattaaagcaggaaatgttccatggcctcagggtagtcctacaccaagggcagaagtggtcacaagacagacgtaggcgattcaagtaaggagtatggtgtggtccAGGTGGAAGAgggcagaaaacgcatatatatatatatatatatatatatatatatatatatatatatatatatatatatatatatataaacatgttttatttgccttataagttcataaccgcgagagaatgcagggacaaataaggggagggggagggagcatgggtgaaattttaagttactcctaataacgttttctatgaaattactcgcttccaacagatggcagcaccgtcactgtcctccaaactttaacccacaccaaaacttcctctctgtatattccttggggtacatcttcactctctctctctctctctctctctctctctctctctctctctctctctctctctctcagcttaccTTTCTCACGTCTTGAGATTCCTGTACATTTTCTCTTTGTGGTTTGCCTCATTTCTTGTACTTTgtggttcctgtgtgtgtgtgcgtgtgtgtgtgtgtttacgagtatatatttacctagttgtagttttacagggcctgggctttatgctcgtgtggccccgtctccatatctacacttatccaatttctctttaaaactatgcacactcgttgttgataccacttcctcactcaaaattttccaagtctcaacacatctttgcgggtaactatatttgttaacatctctcagacatctttccttcctgagtttcttactatgcgatcttgtgcttctagtgtcatattcttctctcagggtTAGTTTCTCATAattcacttgatccattccgttaatcaatttataaacttgtcaTCAGATcccctatctctcttctctgttccagggttggtagatccatagcttttagtctctcctcatatgtcatccctttaaattctggaaccattcttgtagccatttttgtagtctctccaatttcttatgtgtttcttttatgggggttccacacaactcctgcatattccaatctgggtcttattttagtacttatcaatttcttcatcatttctgtcaatatagtgaaatgctaatccaatattccttagcaaattatgtctctctgaaaattctatcaatatggcttaccagttgattgttttcttccattgtcactcccaagtccttttcctttttactttttctagttctactccatctcccatcttatagattcccactggtcgtctttcacttttcccatttccatgacatggcttttgtccacattgaattccatctcccatttttactccatttccagatcttgtttaagtcttcgtgcagtatttcacaatcctctttctgttttatgactctgcatcgtttcgcatcgtccgcaaacagatttatgtagctgttcactccttctggcatgtcgttaatatatatgaggaaaaatattggcgccaatactgacacctgtggcactccgctgtgtACTggtctccacttggacttcatatctttaactatcgtccttatttctctccgattcaagtaattttccatccatctcagtgtgcttccttttaagccacccttctataacttccatagtaatctttcatgtggcactttatcaaacgcctttttaaaatctaaataaatacaatcaatccatccctctctttcttgtactttatcaactactctagagtagaaactcaataaatttgttacacactaatgtgtgtgtgtgtgtgtgtgtgcatttcgtGAGTGTATTTTGTTGagtgtattcttttctttggtagctttcccccccccctctctctctctctctctctctcttttttttagtgGTGTGCTTTCCATGAAATATTaaacgtttttcttttatctattgacTCGGGAGTGAGATCGCCAAAAATACGATTAAATCTTTTAAATTCGGTATCGCCATTATAAATAGGTTGCGCCTTATAAATATGGGATTCAAAATACTCATaatgaggagctctatctcatgaggtgggtaaaaaacacctAGTGGGATGTGGTGAAGCACTGGAATAATACCGGATCCAGGGtaaatgtcacttgccagcgagcaccccactcctctatcactcgtagctgctgattgttggtctcagcagcccgcccactgtcctggcgtggataggtataggagagggtgcagtcatcggCATAGGCtgtgactcctggcagtagctggagaaggtcctccacgtagatattccaaaAGAGTGGGCCAAGAACTGAACCTTGTGGCACTAAtacctccacaggcagggaatCAGATATTTGCCCGTTGACTACCACCTtcaggcttctgtcctgcaggtaattccCTAGGAGTCGTAACAAGCCACCCTGGAAACCTTTAGCACggagcttttctagtaatccgttgtgccatactttatcaaaagctcctgctatgtccaaagcaaccactatagtgtccttgccgtcgtcgagggcgtcctgccactgcctggtgaggagcatcattaggtcggagctTGACCttcaggtctgaacccaaactgttggtctgagaggagggcattgtccttgagatggctacacaccacctctgccacgaccctctcaaacactttacccaccactgacaacagggatatgggtctgtagttttttgggtccgtcctggagctttttgtgtgcaggaactactcgagcctccttccacactgaaggccagacgttttcccgtacacaagttgtgaagacttgggtgagaggggcagccagttcctgggagcatcgcttcagcaggtgcgggctgatgtcatcagggccggtggctttctgtgtgtccagccccgcaataatcgcttcacctgctgatgcgtcacctccaccatggtgacagtcttctcacattgctggaccagctgaggcggtggctgctgtggattcccaccttcatttttccagcaaacaaggaagccagcaactgtgccctctccttactgctggtggcgacagtaccgtcctgcttgctgagggagggatggattcttggtggccagttcctgtttgtccttaacaagggaccaccaagttttgtttcctacgccagtgccacacagtttccggcgcaggctttcctcccacttttttaaggcccacttgctggttaccaccatcctcctgcatgcagccctgtgcaggtccttgttgcgccgagtcgggttcctcttgtagcggagccaggcagcatactttgcctcggcagcaacacggcaacggtagccaaaccatggctgatccgtcgatctggtggtgtattccctgtgtgggacgtggcgtctctggagggcgagaaggtgagaggtgagtgcaagtgcttcactctctgctcctccctgtagcagagtggcccatggggtgtgggtcaggtcgcggcgcagggaagcccagtctgctttgttccacagccagatggtgcgggtggtggcctcgtcctgagccacgcccacttccagctgtgtcagtacagcgtgatgatcagagctgcccacgagccccagctgatgacactgaagcttgtcctcctggtagtctgagatgacagggtctaatgtccctcctcgttcatgtgtggggaaggtgacatgatctgtcagaccctgcacctccaggagattttcgtaggcgtctctttccaagtggtgattgagatcccacACAATCaacacgtggctgcagctgtgtgccatcatcaggttgtctaaggtctcagtcaggtacaagagtgagtcaggcctctctctctctctctctctctctctctctctctctctctctctctctctctctctctctctcctgaacaaAGCTGCTTAGATGCAATGTATGCTGTCGATGTTACCCAAGTAATAATTTTATCCAGTATATCAGAACTAATGATGAAATTAAGGGTTGAAaacaaatggaaaggaagagtaaatttGAGAAGAAATGTAAAATTAAAACTACCAAAGAAAACTTCAAATCATACCAATAGCACAACTAAAAGCAAAGCAAATCAATGTTAGTGACAACGAAATATAAACAAGTAATTCAGGAAAACACCAtcacctgctccttctcctgctcctcttccagtAAGCCTGCCTGAAGTTTGGCCAGTGTCCTTTTAGTGAGCCAGTCCTCTCGTCACGAATTTCTTGAACTAATTGTGACTTCAATTGGTTTCGTTGgtcataaagagaaaaaacaataaacaaggaGAATGGCAAACTACCACAACTAAGAAAATTCAGTAACTTGACagaatatataaacaacacTAATGAAGACATTTAAAATCCGTCACAACTTATTAGTCCAGTTCACTATGTATTTTCGTTTTTAATTTTGGGGGATTTGCTAAACTATACATTTTTGGAATCCTTAGGATGCATAGAATACAAAAaacattctttccattttttcccaggGGTCTGTGGCAGCCATCTTGGATTTTTAAATAAGAGCGTCAAAAATGAAGTTTTTATCTAATCATGGCCTATAAATCTTCACTTTGAAGCATTACATTGTATGATCAGGCACCAAGAttcaatggaaatgaaaaaatttACCTGTTTAATATGTAAGCAATGTATACATGGTATATCCAgtatgaaaaattataaaattgaGCATCAAACGATTGATATCTTAACATGTAACCGACGTAAATCTTTGCTTATAAATGTGTCATTCGTAAAACACAATTTAATGTCTGAAATAGGAACAGTATAGGTAGTCTTTCCTGAAAGTATAGTCtcattcatcattatcactatcactgtcaTCTGAACCATGAATATCAGCTTGTGaatcttcatcattttcacactgGTTAGTACAGAGACAAAGATCAGTGCACCGCAAGTTCTTTGATCGACAGGAGCATCTCTGTGAAGAACAGTCGCTCTTGCAGTGACATCTCACCATCTCAATAATGGCCTCGGGTGCAGGAGGAACTTCTGTGGTAATGGGTTTCATCATACCTGTCAAAATATAATAGTATGACATCATACTTGTTATCATGTTCcgtaaatataataatatacaaTGTATATAAACTCTCTTGAAAGGCACAATAGTGTAAAGTAGCTGTGAGATAACTATGTATTGTATTCTAAAAggatttttttctataaataataaattaataaatacctTTGTTATCTTTGTAATAGCCATTCTCTAGTGGATCCAACAGTTCTTGTTGTGGGATGGCTGCCTGGTCCCAGACACGAGCCTGAGCATGGGCCCTCAGAATGTGTTGCTTGAGGGCACCAACTGTTGGGGGAAGCTTGTCACTGTCTGCCATGTATTTGCAGAACATGTGCCATCTCAGCTCTGGAATACTTCTGATGTTGATTCCTTTTGGAGAATAAGCTGCACACACAAATCTAGCCAAACTCTTCTGCCATTTCTCTGTAACTTCACTGTCATTGCCTAGCATCCTCAGAGCTTCAATGATATCATCATCAGCTAATAGATAAATTTTCAGCCATGTGGCCTTGCCTATTCCTGCAAATCTTCCTGTATTGTCTGCACcagaaaaggcatggaaagcTGGTAATGCCTTTGCCTTCTTGTTACCAAGAGTATCCCAGAAAGGCTGGATCTGTAGGATCCCAGACACCATTGAGATAGATGTATACTTAGGCAGCAAATCATAGTTGGCAATTGCCAGTACAAACACATCAGTGTCAGGGGAGAAGAATCTCAGCTGTATATCACCTTGGTTTCTTCTTGATGCAGATACTGCTAGACATATCATTAATGTGTCTGCTTCCTCGTGGTTATTGTCATCAAAGATTCCAACATCTTTGTTACTTCTGGTTACTCCAGATGCTGAAGTGATGATCAGCTTGGAAGAGTCTTTGCTGTAATCAAGTGTCTTTCTTGCCAGGTATTCTGTCAGGTCAGCCTTCGTCTTGTCATGTGATAGGAACCTACTCTCTTACTTGGTACTGAACTGGATCCTTCCCTTGGAGTCTCTTCTGTCTTGTTGCATTCTTCAGGGAATTTGACTTGTATGTGTCGAAAACCAGAATGATTTCATCAAATTCCTGTGTAAGGGTCATCAGCCTTTCATAGAAACTGAGGCTCAGGTCTCTAACAGTGATGACTGTTGAGGGTTTCTTAGTCATCTTGTGCACAAGCACCATTCCATCCACAACTGCAATCTTCTTGGTAGGGCAcatactttcctcctccatagCTTCCGTTTCTGGCTGTGAACCAGTTTCAACAGCTCTATCTGACACGACCTTCTCTAGAGCATGGGTGAGCTTTGACTTGTCAGTGCATGGCAAAATTGCCCCATCTGGAGCAAAGAGTGATCTTGGCGTCAGGGTGAGTTCATAGTTGCCAATGGCTTCTTTCTGATCTACATCTCTGTTTGATCTGGCCAAGACCATAAGTCTGCCATATaggtcttttgtttctttcatgtcAATGGTTTTGTCTCGAATCTTGACCATCTGTTTCAAATTGCCAGATGTAAACATCTTATTGTTCTGTTTCTTTAAAGGATTCCATAGGCTGATGTTTCCATTGATTCGGTCAGCAACATATTCCTCATACAACCTCTGTCCATTATCATCCATGTTAAGTATTTGTGGCACATACTCATCTGGTATGTATGCATGGGTTATCAGATTGTACAGTCTGTTACCCTCAACGGCAAATGGGTTCCCATGAGTCAATATTGCATCTTTGATTTTACTGACTGCTGCATGTTCTCTTTGGACAATAGCTGGAGAGAGGTCATGATGCTTTGCCTGATTGTTTCCTTCTATGTTGAACTGGCCCTTGAATTTCTTTGCCAGGCTGGACAGCTCAGGAGCTGCCATGAAGAAGCGCTGTCGTGCATTTGAATTATTGGAGATTCCAATAAGGCCAGCATGAACCTTCATGAGTTTATTCAGGTGCTCACAGGCATGATCAGCCCCAACAGACACAAAGGGTATAACATTGTTGGTGACAGATATGTTGCCTTCCTCCAGTTCTTTCCACGTGTCTGGGTGTTTGACCTTTAGCTGATGCATATCATCTATGTAGCGTGGCCACAGGCGGCTGTATTTGATTCTATC
Proteins encoded in this window:
- the LOC123514692 gene encoding uncharacterized protein LOC123514692, whose translation is MICLAVSASRRNQGDIQLRFFSPDTDVFVLAIANYDLLPKYTSISMVSGILQIQPFWDTLGNKKAKALPAFHAFSGADNTGRFAGIGKATWLKIYLLADDDIIEALRMLGNDSEVTEKWQKSLARFVCAAYSPKGINIRSIPELRWHMFCKYMADSDKLPPTVGALKQHILRAHAQARVWDQAAIPQQELLDPLENGYYKDNKGMMKPITTEVPPAPEAIIEMVRCHCKSDCSSQRCSCRSKNLRCTDLCLCTNQCENDEDSQADIHGSDDSDSDNDE